DNA from Candidatus Polarisedimenticolia bacterium:
GCTCTCGTGGCGGCGGCAGCACCCCCGCCCGACCCGCCCGCGCCCGACTTCGAGCTTGGGGCCCTCGACGGAGCCACCGTCAGGCTGTCCGAGCTGCGAGGCAAGACGGTGGTCCTCCACTTCTGGGCCACCTGGTGCCCGCACTGCCTATCCGAGATGCCGGTCCTGGATGAAGCGGCCTCCGACCTGCAGACCCGCGGCGTCGAGATCCTGACCGTCAATCTGGGGGAGCCGCGCAAGAAGGTGGATCGCTACGTCCGCGAGCATGCGCTCAGGGTCAAGGTGTTGCTGGATGGCCGGGGGAAAGTGGCCGAAGCCTATCGTGTGGTGGGGTTGCCGGCGACGATTCTCATCGATCCGGCCGGCCGGATCATCCGGCAGATCGAGATGGGAAGCCTCACGAAGAGCGAACTCGAGAAGCTTCCCTCTCTCCTGGAAGCCAGGAAAAGCGGCGCCAAGTAAATCAGATTACATCAGACTGCGGAAGAGCAACGGCACGATCGACGGTATCATCGATTCGACGCTGCCGCGGGCGACGGTACCCAGAATCGAGCCGTTCCCGCCCGACTGCGCCAGCATGAAGCCGACGGCGGCCGCGCCGAGCGAGGACTCCACCGGATGGTTCCCCACCCATTTGGTCAGATCCAGCGGCTGCAGGACGGGATTCTCCTTCAAGAGCCCGAGCGCCTCGGCAAATTGCCGGCGGGCTTGATCGATCTCCGCCAAGGTGGCGCGCACCTCGGGATCAATTTCGACTACGTCAGGTTTTTCAGCCATTCGGCATCCCTTTTCAGATCGGCTCGTGTCTCGCTCAAGAGGCCGCCCATCTTCCGGATCTTGTTGCGCGCCGCCAGAACGAGGACGGCTCCGATAAGCAGATAGACTCCTCCCACCAGCAGAAGCGCCAGACCGGTCGATCCAATCAAAGGGGCGATGACGAGAGCCAGTCCCCCACCGGCGAGTCCCAGCGCCAGAACCGCGAACAGGGCTCCGGCCGCGATAATGCCGGCCGCCTTCACCAGCGTAACGGAGTCTTTGGTAATCTCCTGCTCCGCGAGCTTGACCTTTCCCGCGACCAATATGCCCAGAGAGCGCACGAGGGTCAGGATCTGGTCAAGCATCGCGGTCGGGGAAGATTCCCCCGGGAGGGACATGCCCGGCGAAGCCGGGCGGGACGCGTCCCGTGGCAGGTCCAAGGTTACCTCCGACGCAGCAGCCGCCCGATCAGCCAGCCAGCTGCCAGGGCGCCGACGAGGGTCTTGCCCGGGTTCATCCGAACCCATTCCCGGGTGTCCGCGAAGACGTCCTCAATGCTGCGCTTCTTCACCTCGTCCCACTTCTCGCGGGACCTGTCCGCGACTTCCTGCACTTTGCTCCTCGCCGCATCGGCGGCTTCCTGGACTTTCCGTCCCGCCGTCTCTCCCATCCGTCCCGCCGATTCGCCCATCGATGAGAAAACGTCCTGTGCCATTGGGTGTTCCTCCAATTCATTGTGCACTGAATAACCGTGTCCTTGTCGATTATAGCGAGGTGCGCAGCGCGCGACAATGACTCCCCCATCGATATCTCATTCAAAAACCGAGAGATCGGTAGTATCCCCTACGGAGCTCTACTCGATTGACCTGATGAAATCCCACATCCTCTCCCGCACCTCTCGCGTCTCACGCGACGTGACTTCCAGCAAATCGGAGGGCAGGCCGAGGACGGAAGGGTGCATTCCAGCCCCCCCCGCGCGATGGTTGCTGTCCGGGTCGCCGCTCGCGACGTAAGCGATGGTGAGCAGTCCCGCGTCGAGCCAGGAAAACCGGGAGCGCGAAGCTCTTTAATCGAGTCGTTTCAGCTAAGGGGGTTGGGAACAGCACGCCGGCGCAGGTATTTGTCGCGCTCCGGCATCTCGGCGGCGCGACGCGCGATGTCCAGGTAGGCCAGGGCAGTCACTCTCTACCTGGGAGGATAGGCGTCGTTGAGGGCTCTCTCGGAAACGCCTGTCTTGACGAAGAGACGAGGCGTTTGAGGACCACGAGCGCCCCGAGGCGATGGACTGCGAACCGCGCGGTCCGGAGAACGCGGGGGAGTCAAGTCAATCCTCATCCTCGCCGGTGACCTCGTCGACCAGCTTCATCGCTTTCTTGCGTACCTCGCGGGGCTCTCCTTTCAGCACACGCTCGATCTCGGGCGTGCCGATCTCCTCGTAGGTTTCCATGGCCAGCTTGCGGGACGCGGGATCGGTCTCATACGCGGCAACGTAAGCCACCGCGAGCTGCACGGCGTCCATCGTCGGGTAGCTGCCGCGCGCCGAAGCCATCGCCATCTGCTGATCGAAGGAGGGGGGTCCTGCATCGGCCTGCTTGAGCGCCTCCTGGAATTTCCGGGCTCCTTCCGGCCCGAGCAGGGCTGTGCCGCATCGATCGGCGAGCTGAGAACCGTCTGCATTTCCTCCGCCCATCATGACTTCGATCAGCTTCAGCACGCAGACAGGGTCCTTGCGGATTCTCGCCCGGTCCTCGGCAGAGAGCTCGATGGGCTTGTCGTCGGCTTCCCCGCCGGCAAGATAGGGCTGGCCATTTTGCTTG
Protein-coding regions in this window:
- a CDS encoding TlpA disulfide reductase family protein, whose protein sequence is MRQISSRRNREGPGKGRKPGASVRLLLWAACLGALVAAAAPPPDPPAPDFELGALDGATVRLSELRGKTVVLHFWATWCPHCLSEMPVLDEAASDLQTRGVEILTVNLGEPRKKVDRYVREHALRVKVLLDGRGKVAEAYRVVGLPATILIDPAGRIIRQIEMGSLTKSELEKLPSLLEARKSGAK
- a CDS encoding phage holin family protein; this translates as MLDQILTLVRSLGILVAGKVKLAEQEITKDSVTLVKAAGIIAAGALFAVLALGLAGGGLALVIAPLIGSTGLALLLVGGVYLLIGAVLVLAARNKIRKMGGLLSETRADLKRDAEWLKNLT